A part of Sinorhizobium chiapasense genomic DNA contains:
- the kdpF gene encoding K(+)-transporting ATPase subunit F gives MFVDYILGGAVTVFLLTYLIYALVRPERF, from the coding sequence ATGTTCGTCGACTACATTCTTGGTGGCGCCGTAACGGTGTTTCTTCTCACCTACCTGATCTACGCGCTCGTTCGCCCAGAGCGGTTTTGA
- a CDS encoding long-chain fatty acid--CoA ligase → MATRGREVMAETSSQQAGSNTGKIWLKSYPPGVPAEIGPLPYRSIGEFFDHAVAQYSWRPAFTCMGKSLTFAALNTHSAAIGAWLQSLGLSKGDRVAVMMPNILQNPVIVYGILRAGLTVVNVNPLYTPRELEHQLVDAGAKAIFVLENFAHTVEQVVARTAVKHVVVASMGDMLGAKGAVVNLVVRRVKKLVPAWSIPGHLSFRAALGRGAKLTLTTPHVAPSDVAFLQYTGGTTGVSKGATLTHSNLLSNMAQMGLWLDTAFRRKPRPENLTFMCALPLYHIFALTVNSLMGLSTGGNNILIPNPRDIPAFVKELGKYRTNIFPGLNTLFNALMNNAEFKKLDFSSLVLTFGGGMAVQRPVAERWLAMTGCPIHEGYGLSETSPVATANRLDTGEFTGTIGMPLPSTEVEIRDDGGNTLPVGEIGEICIRGPQVMAGYWQRPDETAKAISPDGFFRTGDIGFMSTEGLTKIVDRKKDMILVSGFNVFPNEIEEVAATHPGILECAAIGIADPHSGEAVKLFVVRKDPDLTEEDVKRHCAANLTNYKRPRHVEFRTELPKSNVGKILRKDLRG, encoded by the coding sequence ATGGCGACCAGAGGGAGAGAGGTCATGGCGGAAACAAGCTCGCAGCAGGCGGGTTCCAACACGGGAAAAATCTGGCTGAAATCCTATCCGCCCGGCGTGCCGGCCGAAATCGGCCCCCTGCCCTATCGCTCCATCGGTGAGTTTTTCGACCACGCGGTCGCGCAATATTCCTGGCGCCCGGCGTTCACTTGCATGGGCAAGTCGCTGACTTTCGCCGCTCTCAACACCCATTCCGCCGCTATCGGGGCGTGGCTGCAATCGCTCGGCCTCAGCAAGGGCGATCGCGTTGCAGTGATGATGCCGAACATCCTGCAGAACCCGGTGATCGTCTACGGCATCCTGCGTGCGGGGCTAACGGTGGTCAACGTCAATCCGCTCTATACGCCGCGCGAGCTCGAGCACCAGCTCGTCGATGCGGGCGCCAAGGCAATCTTCGTGCTGGAGAATTTTGCGCACACGGTCGAGCAGGTCGTGGCCCGCACGGCGGTCAAACATGTGGTGGTCGCCAGCATGGGCGACATGCTCGGCGCGAAGGGCGCGGTCGTCAATCTCGTCGTGCGGCGCGTCAAGAAGCTCGTGCCGGCCTGGTCGATCCCGGGACATCTCTCCTTCAGGGCCGCGCTTGGCCGGGGCGCGAAACTGACCCTCACGACGCCTCATGTGGCGCCGTCGGATGTCGCTTTCCTGCAATATACCGGCGGCACGACGGGCGTTTCCAAGGGAGCCACCCTCACGCATTCCAACCTTCTGTCCAACATGGCGCAGATGGGGCTGTGGTTGGATACCGCCTTTCGGCGCAAGCCGCGCCCGGAAAACCTGACCTTCATGTGCGCGCTGCCGCTCTATCATATCTTCGCGCTGACGGTGAATTCGCTGATGGGCCTCTCGACGGGCGGCAACAACATCTTGATCCCCAATCCCCGCGATATTCCCGCCTTCGTCAAGGAGCTCGGCAAGTACCGGACGAACATCTTCCCAGGCCTCAACACCCTGTTCAACGCGCTGATGAACAACGCCGAGTTCAAGAAGCTCGACTTTTCGTCGCTCGTGCTGACCTTCGGCGGCGGCATGGCCGTGCAGCGGCCGGTGGCCGAGCGTTGGCTGGCGATGACCGGCTGCCCGATCCATGAAGGCTACGGACTCTCCGAGACTTCACCGGTCGCCACTGCCAACCGGCTCGACACGGGCGAGTTCACCGGCACGATCGGCATGCCGCTCCCCTCCACCGAAGTCGAGATTCGCGACGATGGAGGCAACACGCTGCCGGTCGGCGAGATTGGCGAAATCTGCATCCGCGGTCCGCAGGTCATGGCCGGCTATTGGCAAAGGCCGGACGAAACGGCCAAGGCGATCTCGCCGGACGGCTTTTTCCGCACCGGCGATATCGGCTTCATGAGCACCGAGGGTTTGACGAAAATCGTCGACCGCAAGAAAGACATGATCCTCGTTTCCGGCTTCAACGTCTTCCCGAACGAGATCGAAGAGGTCGCGGCAACACACCCGGGCATCCTCGAATGTGCCGCCATCGGAATTGCCGATCCGCATTCGGGCGAGGCTGTGAAACTTTTCGTGGTGCGGAAGGATCCGGACCTCACCGAAGAGGACGTCAAGCGCCATTGCGCCGCCAATCTCACCAACTACAAGCGGCCGAGACACGTGGAATTCCGGACCGAGTTGCCGAAGTCGAATGTCGGAAAGATCCTGCGCAAGGATTTGCGCGGCTAG
- the pgi gene encoding glucose-6-phosphate isomerase, with the protein MKALVENLKATARETNATDIRAAFAADRDRFTRFSTTLGDLLLDYSKCAVNDRVLDGLEALAKAAKVEEKRDAMFRGDIINMTEGRAVLHTALRNRSNRPVLVDGKDVMPDVNAVLDAMGAFADGIRSGALKGTTGKKITDVINIGIGGSDLGPVMATLALAPFHDGPRLHFVSNIDGAHIADTLKLIDPETALFIVASKTFTTIETMTNAATARAFIAGKLGEAAVGHHFAAVSTALDKVAAFGIDASRVFGFWDWVGGRYSIWSAIGLPLMIAIGSENFGRFLDGGHAIDEHFRNAPLRQNIPMLLGLIGFYHRNVLGYPSRAILPYDQRLARFPAYLQQLDMESNGKGVTMDSTPVEFSTGPVVWGEPGTNGQHAFYQLIHQGTDIIPAEFMIAANGHEKDLRHQHQLLMANCLAQSEALMKGRTLAEAKAQLTSKGMDDARADKIAPHRVFTGNRPSLTFVYNELDPFALGRLIALYEHRVFVEGALFNINSFDQWGVELGKELATGLLPVVEGKESAEGHDSSTAGLVAALLKAAR; encoded by the coding sequence ATGAAAGCGCTTGTCGAAAACCTCAAAGCCACTGCACGCGAGACCAATGCAACCGATATTCGCGCCGCCTTCGCGGCCGACCGGGACCGTTTCACCCGCTTCAGCACGACGCTCGGCGACCTCCTCCTCGACTATTCGAAATGCGCGGTGAACGACCGGGTTCTCGACGGTCTCGAAGCACTCGCCAAGGCGGCGAAGGTGGAAGAAAAGCGGGACGCCATGTTCCGCGGCGACATCATCAACATGACCGAAGGCCGCGCCGTGCTGCACACGGCGCTCAGGAACCGGAGCAACCGGCCGGTGCTCGTCGACGGCAAGGACGTGATGCCCGACGTCAACGCCGTACTCGATGCGATGGGTGCGTTTGCCGATGGCATCCGTTCGGGCGCCTTGAAGGGCACAACCGGCAAGAAGATCACCGATGTCATCAACATCGGCATCGGCGGCTCCGATCTCGGTCCGGTGATGGCGACGCTGGCGCTCGCCCCCTTCCACGACGGCCCGCGGCTGCATTTCGTTTCCAATATCGACGGCGCGCATATCGCCGACACGCTGAAGCTCATCGATCCGGAAACCGCACTCTTCATCGTCGCCTCGAAGACTTTCACCACGATCGAGACGATGACCAATGCCGCCACCGCTCGCGCCTTCATCGCCGGCAAGCTCGGCGAGGCTGCAGTCGGCCACCACTTCGCGGCAGTCTCCACCGCACTCGACAAGGTCGCGGCCTTCGGCATCGACGCCTCCCGTGTCTTCGGCTTCTGGGACTGGGTCGGCGGACGCTATTCGATCTGGTCGGCAATCGGCCTGCCGTTGATGATCGCGATCGGAAGTGAGAATTTCGGGCGCTTCCTCGACGGTGGCCACGCCATCGACGAACATTTCCGCAACGCCCCGCTGCGCCAGAACATTCCGATGCTGCTCGGCCTCATCGGCTTCTACCACCGCAACGTGCTCGGCTATCCGTCGCGGGCGATCCTGCCTTACGATCAGCGCCTTGCGCGCTTTCCGGCCTATCTGCAGCAGCTCGACATGGAATCGAACGGCAAGGGCGTCACGATGGACAGCACACCGGTCGAATTCTCGACCGGGCCGGTGGTCTGGGGCGAACCGGGCACCAATGGTCAGCACGCCTTCTACCAGCTCATCCACCAGGGCACCGACATCATTCCCGCTGAATTCATGATTGCCGCGAACGGCCACGAAAAGGACCTGCGCCACCAGCACCAGCTGCTGATGGCAAACTGCCTGGCGCAATCGGAAGCCTTGATGAAGGGCCGCACGCTTGCCGAAGCCAAGGCGCAGCTCACCTCCAAGGGCATGGATGACGCGAGGGCCGACAAGATCGCTCCGCATCGGGTCTTCACCGGCAACCGGCCTTCGCTTACCTTCGTCTACAACGAGCTCGATCCCTTCGCGCTCGGTCGCCTGATCGCGCTCTACGAACACCGCGTCTTCGTCGAAGGTGCGCTCTTCAACATCAATTCCTTCGACCAATGGGGCGTCGAGCTGGGCAAGGAACTTGCAACGGGCCTTCTCCCGGTCGTCGAAGGCAAGGAAAGCGCCGAGGGCCACGATTCATCGACCGCCGGCCTTGTTGCGGCATTGCTGAAGGCCGCGCGCTGA
- a CDS encoding carbohydrate kinase family protein gives MIVCCGEALIDMLPRDTAAGESAFAPYAGGAIFNTAIALGRLGIPTGFFTGLSDDMFGDILRDTLKAANVDFGPCATLPMHTTLAFVKLVHGHASYAFFDENTAGRMITKEHLPALGDFCEALHFGAISLIPEPCGSTYEALMVREHEKRVISFDPNIRPGFIKDREAHLGRMNRMAAMSDIIKFSDEDLAWFGMEGSHDELAAEWLKRGPSLVLITKGADGAVGYTRNHRVEVAGERVTVVDTVGAGDTFDAGVLASLKLNNLLTKDAVANLSDTAVRQALALGAKAAAVTVSRAGANPPWQYEIGL, from the coding sequence ATGATCGTCTGCTGCGGGGAAGCCTTGATCGACATGCTGCCGCGCGATACGGCAGCCGGGGAGAGCGCTTTTGCGCCCTATGCCGGCGGCGCGATCTTCAACACCGCGATCGCGCTGGGACGGCTCGGCATCCCGACCGGCTTCTTCACCGGCCTCTCCGACGACATGTTCGGCGATATCCTGCGCGATACGCTGAAAGCGGCGAATGTCGATTTCGGCCCTTGCGCGACCCTGCCGATGCACACCACGCTTGCCTTCGTGAAACTCGTCCACGGTCACGCGAGCTACGCCTTCTTCGACGAGAACACCGCGGGACGGATGATCACCAAGGAACATCTGCCGGCGCTCGGCGATTTCTGCGAAGCGCTGCATTTCGGTGCGATCAGCCTCATCCCCGAACCATGCGGCTCGACTTACGAAGCCTTGATGGTGCGCGAGCACGAGAAGCGCGTGATCTCCTTCGATCCGAACATCCGTCCCGGCTTCATCAAGGATCGCGAGGCGCATCTTGGGCGCATGAACCGCATGGCCGCGATGTCGGACATCATCAAGTTCTCGGACGAGGACCTCGCCTGGTTCGGCATGGAAGGCAGCCACGACGAGCTGGCCGCGGAATGGCTGAAGCGCGGCCCCAGCCTGGTGCTGATCACCAAGGGCGCGGATGGCGCGGTCGGCTATACCAGGAACCATAGGGTGGAGGTCGCCGGCGAGCGGGTCACGGTCGTCGATACGGTCGGCGCCGGCGACACGTTCGATGCCGGCGTGCTGGCTTCGTTGAAGCTCAACAACTTGCTCACCAAGGATGCGGTGGCAAATCTAAGCGACACGGCGGTCCGTCAGGCCTTGGCACTCGGCGCCAAGGCGGCCGCCGTCACCGTCTCGCGCGCCGGGGCAAATCCGCCGTGGCAATACGAAATCGGGCTCTGA
- a CDS encoding AI-2E family transporter, whose protein sequence is MQLGSRERENLPAEPRLFGQPAHSRSALVLPISAARWLLVLVLLAGVYFFHGFVVPVLAAVVIGFASWPIYRRLLEAVNGNRTLAATIAIVCVVAFIVVPISLAAVYAVDEVRDWLVWAVETNANGASVPAWLTTIPIAGAWLGEQWVKYIGHPGALGELVQLVSGSNIGNIYRGVLVVGASAFQSFLTLLFMLITLFFVYRDGQSFSKQLDHLGERIFPMRWERLSRVVPLTISSTVTGMGIIAIGEGIVLGVAYWLAGVPSPVTLGIITGIMALVPGGAPLCFTLVSIYLVASGSPVQGVVLFAWGTTELFIVDKTLRPKLVGGPIKLPFLPTFFGLIGGVKTMGFLGLFVGPVLMALLVAIWREWLHEVTTQPEQPTVNHISRADISVK, encoded by the coding sequence GTGCAATTGGGCAGTCGTGAACGAGAAAACCTTCCCGCGGAGCCGAGGCTCTTCGGGCAGCCGGCCCATTCACGTTCCGCCCTCGTCCTGCCGATCTCGGCCGCACGCTGGTTGCTCGTCCTCGTTCTGCTCGCGGGGGTCTATTTCTTCCACGGCTTCGTGGTGCCGGTGCTCGCTGCCGTCGTCATCGGCTTTGCGAGTTGGCCGATTTACAGACGGCTGCTTGAGGCGGTGAACGGCAACCGCACCCTGGCAGCTACGATCGCCATCGTCTGTGTCGTTGCGTTCATCGTGGTGCCTATTTCGCTCGCTGCCGTCTACGCGGTCGACGAGGTGCGCGACTGGCTTGTCTGGGCAGTCGAGACGAATGCCAATGGCGCGTCGGTGCCCGCCTGGCTGACGACGATCCCGATTGCCGGCGCTTGGCTCGGCGAGCAATGGGTCAAGTATATCGGCCATCCGGGCGCGCTCGGCGAGCTGGTGCAGCTCGTCAGCGGCTCGAATATCGGCAATATCTATCGCGGCGTGCTGGTGGTCGGCGCGTCCGCCTTCCAGTCCTTCCTGACGCTCCTCTTCATGCTGATCACGCTGTTCTTCGTCTATCGCGACGGTCAGTCCTTCTCGAAGCAGCTCGACCATCTCGGCGAGCGGATCTTTCCCATGCGCTGGGAACGGCTGTCCCGCGTCGTGCCGCTCACCATCAGCTCGACGGTGACCGGCATGGGCATCATCGCGATCGGCGAAGGCATCGTTCTCGGCGTGGCCTACTGGCTCGCCGGCGTGCCGTCACCGGTGACGCTCGGCATCATCACCGGCATCATGGCGTTGGTGCCCGGCGGCGCACCGCTCTGCTTCACTCTGGTGTCGATCTATCTGGTTGCAAGCGGCTCGCCCGTGCAGGGAGTCGTGCTCTTCGCCTGGGGCACGACCGAGCTTTTCATCGTCGACAAGACGCTGAGGCCGAAACTCGTCGGCGGACCGATCAAGCTGCCGTTTCTGCCGACCTTCTTCGGTCTGATTGGCGGCGTGAAGACGATGGGCTTCCTCGGCCTCTTTGTTGGCCCCGTCCTCATGGCGCTGCTCGTCGCCATCTGGCGGGAATGGCTGCACGAGGTGACCACGCAGCCCGAGCAGCCGACCGTCAACCATATCTCGCGGGCGGATATATCCGTGAAGTGA